In one Clostridiaceae bacterium genomic region, the following are encoded:
- a CDS encoding extracellular solute-binding protein codes for MKKILCITLACILVLTSVILTACNGQQSDAKSSQADTQSNTSDSSSKADTTKSTEASEEYVIKYPTHQIGTNTSAPANAEMVRTFNEKYKGKYRIEVEEVPGDKNYVDKIKILLASRQLPDFVYGSTNIDAIYEQGLCMDLTPLLDADPEWKALFPEAVLEYNSRDGKVVALPNEGQLVGYYYNKELFAKAGIEGPAKTWNEFFDICKRLKEAGITPMSMQTGDNAFVTQLWLGQMIVTSDEGKQMLRATVKETNYNKQCFIDGLKMLQPIFTEGYTTKDAIGGMYENAANNFISGKTAMIANGTWMIGSFSDPNMGGSEEFAKKVDIALYPENGYYSNPFAGFMICAQTEKGKEAAIAMLKHWTSKETMLSNLRIMGMVPSGKIDIPQDVLEKWPLLGKMLQLKNQPEAQSYFTLTNQMYSNVVDVLSQYMTLFADGKCTAEEFAQAMTEAAQKNLE; via the coding sequence ATGAAAAAAATCTTGTGTATTACATTGGCATGCATTTTAGTACTGACTTCAGTTATACTTACCGCATGCAATGGACAGCAGTCTGATGCCAAATCTTCTCAAGCTGACACTCAAAGTAACACTTCAGATAGTTCATCTAAAGCTGATACCACGAAATCTACAGAAGCTTCAGAAGAGTATGTGATTAAATATCCTACACACCAAATAGGAACAAATACTTCAGCTCCTGCAAATGCAGAAATGGTTAGAACTTTCAATGAAAAATACAAAGGAAAGTACAGAATAGAAGTTGAAGAAGTTCCAGGTGACAAAAATTATGTAGATAAAATTAAAATATTGCTTGCATCAAGACAACTCCCTGATTTTGTATATGGTTCTACAAACATTGACGCTATATACGAACAAGGCCTTTGCATGGATTTGACTCCATTACTTGATGCAGATCCAGAGTGGAAAGCTTTATTCCCAGAAGCAGTTCTTGAATATAATTCCCGTGACGGTAAAGTAGTAGCGTTACCTAATGAAGGACAACTGGTAGGATACTATTATAATAAAGAACTGTTTGCAAAAGCGGGTATTGAAGGTCCGGCTAAGACCTGGAATGAATTTTTTGATATCTGCAAGAGACTTAAAGAGGCTGGAATAACTCCAATGTCAATGCAGACAGGAGACAATGCTTTTGTTACTCAGTTGTGGCTTGGCCAGATGATTGTAACTTCAGATGAAGGTAAACAAATGCTAAGAGCAACTGTAAAGGAAACAAATTACAATAAACAATGCTTTATTGATGGATTAAAGATGTTGCAGCCAATATTTACAGAAGGTTATACAACAAAAGATGCTATTGGAGGAATGTATGAGAATGCTGCAAACAATTTTATATCAGGAAAAACAGCAATGATTGCAAATGGAACATGGATGATTGGAAGCTTTTCTGATCCGAACATGGGTGGTAGTGAAGAATTTGCGAAAAAAGTTGATATAGCTTTGTATCCTGAAAATGGATATTATTCTAATCCTTTTGCTGGATTCATGATTTGCGCTCAGACTGAAAAAGGCAAAGAAGCAGCTATTGCAATGCTTAAACACTGGACATCAAAAGAAACTATGCTATCTAACCTTAGAATTATGGGTATGGTTCCAAGCGGAAAGATTGATATTCCACAAGATGTACTTGAGAAATGGCCATTACTTGGTAAAATGCTGCAGTTGAAGAATCAGCCAGAAGCCCAATCATATTTCACACTTACCAACCAAATGTATTCAAATGTTGTCGACGTTCTGTCTCAATACATGACCTTATTTGCTGATGGAAAATGTACAGCTGAGGAATTTGCCCAAGCAATGACTGAAGCTGCTCAGAAAAATTTAGAGTAG
- a CDS encoding sugar ABC transporter permease: MQRIYKKWIPVFLAPSIIMYCFLYAMPFFTIVVTSFTKYKLTQKDITFIGFTNYINLFTKDITFKIALKNTAVWMILHVFLHVAIGIFMALILYRKPRGWKFVRTVYMIPNIIASSAIGLIFLQLYNAEYGLVNQILKSLGLENLTRNWLFDTNTAFWSVTMIWFPFAGYTCTLVLARLLSISEEMFEAAKVEGANVLQIDWYISLPLAKDTIAATMIMAASYMLTMFPLIYVTTGGGPGVTTTNLPLYLYKVAMLENDYGYANTIGIFIIIVGIVIMQIINRVMKVNEEV; this comes from the coding sequence ATGCAGCGAATATATAAAAAGTGGATACCTGTTTTTCTTGCACCATCAATAATTATGTACTGTTTTTTATATGCAATGCCATTCTTCACGATAGTTGTAACTTCATTTACAAAATACAAGTTAACTCAAAAAGATATAACGTTCATAGGATTTACTAATTATATTAATTTGTTTACAAAAGATATTACATTTAAAATTGCCTTAAAAAATACAGCAGTGTGGATGATCTTGCATGTTTTCTTACATGTAGCCATTGGTATTTTTATGGCACTAATTCTTTACAGGAAACCAAGAGGTTGGAAATTTGTTCGTACTGTATACATGATTCCAAATATAATTGCATCATCTGCAATAGGCCTTATTTTTCTTCAGTTATATAACGCAGAGTATGGACTTGTAAATCAAATCCTTAAATCTTTAGGACTTGAAAATTTAACTCGCAACTGGTTATTTGATACAAATACGGCTTTTTGGTCTGTAACAATGATTTGGTTTCCTTTTGCAGGATATACATGTACTCTTGTACTTGCGCGATTACTATCCATATCGGAGGAAATGTTTGAAGCAGCTAAAGTTGAGGGAGCAAATGTGCTGCAAATAGATTGGTATATTTCTTTACCTTTGGCAAAGGATACAATTGCTGCAACAATGATTATGGCGGCATCTTATATGCTTACGATGTTTCCTCTAATTTATGTTACAACAGGAGGAGGACCAGGCGTAACAACAACTAATCTGCCTTTATACCTGTATAAAGTAGCCATGCTAGAAAATGATTATGGTTATGCAAATACAATAGGAATTTTCATTATTATTGTTGGAATTGTAATTATGCAGATCATAAACCGCGTTATGAAAGTAAATGAGGAGGTGTAA
- a CDS encoding carbohydrate ABC transporter permease: MNNNKSNKNIDERKYNTSSIKTKIAIILKYMVLASAVFICLFPLVWVILSSFKTNAQIFSEQFWPSTINFDGYKEALRLSPIPKFFINSVFIATTASVINVALVSMAAYVFARTKFKGSDFLYSLFLTALVLPGTAVIQPVYMQINRMRLLDTRTGLIIVYSCVGLAMTIMVMRSFFSGIPKDLEESTAIDGAGFVRTYIQIMLPIAKPGIVTCFVLRFIPNWNEFTYALVLTTSTEVRTLPLSLAYFVSTFSFNYTAMFAAITIAALPSILIFAVFNEQVISSMTIGAVKG, translated from the coding sequence ATGAACAATAATAAAAGTAATAAAAACATAGATGAGAGAAAGTATAACACCTCCAGTATTAAAACAAAAATTGCAATTATTTTAAAGTACATGGTGTTAGCATCAGCTGTATTTATTTGCCTATTCCCTTTAGTCTGGGTAATACTTTCTTCATTTAAAACAAATGCACAGATATTTTCAGAGCAGTTTTGGCCAAGTACAATTAATTTTGATGGATACAAAGAAGCTCTTAGACTTTCACCAATACCAAAGTTTTTTATAAATAGCGTATTTATAGCTACTACCGCATCGGTTATTAATGTAGCGTTAGTTTCAATGGCTGCATATGTGTTTGCTAGAACAAAGTTTAAAGGTTCAGATTTTTTATATTCATTATTCTTAACTGCTCTTGTATTGCCAGGTACAGCTGTTATACAGCCTGTTTATATGCAAATAAACCGTATGAGATTACTGGATACCCGTACTGGATTAATAATTGTATATTCTTGTGTAGGTCTTGCAATGACAATAATGGTTATGAGATCTTTTTTCTCAGGTATTCCAAAAGATTTAGAGGAGTCTACTGCAATAGATGGAGCTGGATTTGTCAGAACTTATATTCAAATTATGCTTCCTATTGCAAAGCCTGGGATTGTAACATGTTTCGTACTGCGTTTTATACCAAACTGGAATGAGTTTACATATGCTCTTGTGCTTACTACATCAACAGAAGTACGAACATTACCATTATCATTGGCATACTTTGTTTCCACATTCAGTTTCAATTATACAGCAATGTTTGCAGCAATTACCATTGCAGCTCTGCCATCTATACTTATTTTTGCGGTATTTAATGAACAGGTAATAAGCAGTATGACTATAGGAGCAGTAAAAGGTTAA
- a CDS encoding Gfo/Idh/MocA family oxidoreductase, with amino-acid sequence MMIKVGFIGVGGIAQLSHLPLMWDLPDLYKIEAITDISPSLCKYISEKYNVKKIYSNADDLIADKEIDAVIVLTPDPLHYTYTLKAIEAGKHVFIEKPLAMNSRDIRGLIEAEKKHPESIVMVGYMRRFSPAFLKAKELLEEYNKPIEYIRFRDIICEGFFYIGQTRYTKRSRTLSDVPSNAFKEIADMKYQQHSVALGEDATELQRNAYQMLLGLGCHSFSAVRELVGLPKEVKAVLTSKNGTHFVSLLQYDGFIGTYEMVNDQNVVQFDAAIEIFQGDRKIKIKYDTPYIRYLPSCLEVIDSTRSDTKTTIYGPDYHDCFANELIYFHDCIKNHNKPKTSLYDSLQDIELFEKMARMVKSEG; translated from the coding sequence ATTATGATTAAAGTAGGCTTTATTGGAGTAGGAGGAATTGCTCAACTTTCTCACCTTCCATTGATGTGGGATTTACCAGATTTATATAAGATCGAGGCAATAACAGACATTTCTCCTTCACTTTGTAAGTATATAAGCGAAAAATATAATGTAAAAAAGATATATTCCAATGCAGATGATTTGATTGCAGATAAGGAAATTGATGCTGTGATAGTGCTGACTCCTGATCCCTTACACTATACTTACACTTTAAAGGCTATAGAAGCAGGAAAGCATGTATTTATTGAAAAACCACTTGCCATGAATTCCAGAGATATTCGTGGATTAATCGAAGCAGAGAAAAAACATCCTGAATCTATTGTAATGGTTGGCTATATGAGACGTTTCAGTCCTGCTTTTTTGAAAGCCAAAGAGCTTTTGGAAGAATATAATAAGCCTATTGAGTATATACGTTTTCGTGATATTATTTGTGAAGGGTTTTTCTATATTGGACAAACGAGATATACTAAACGGTCGAGGACTTTATCCGATGTTCCTAGTAATGCTTTTAAAGAAATTGCTGATATGAAATACCAGCAACATTCTGTTGCTCTTGGAGAAGATGCCACCGAATTGCAGAGAAATGCTTATCAAATGCTATTAGGTTTAGGATGTCATTCATTTTCCGCTGTTCGTGAATTAGTAGGATTACCCAAAGAAGTAAAAGCAGTCTTAACTTCCAAAAATGGAACTCATTTTGTATCATTATTGCAATATGATGGATTTATTGGAACATACGAAATGGTAAACGATCAAAATGTTGTACAATTCGACGCTGCAATTGAGATATTCCAAGGAGACCGCAAAATTAAGATAAAATATGATACCCCATATATAAGATATCTGCCCAGTTGCTTAGAAGTTATTGATTCTACGAGATCTGATACAAAGACTACAATTTATGGACCTGATTATCATGATTGTTTTGCTAATGAGTTAATATATTTCCATGATTGCATAAAGAATCATAATAAGCCGAAGACATCCCTGTATGATTCCCTGCAGGATATAGAACTATTTGAAAAAATGGCTCGTATGGTTAAAAGTGAGGGATAA